One genomic window of Candidatus Eisenbacteria bacterium includes the following:
- a CDS encoding DUF2232 domain-containing protein yields the protein MSSIAEPGRTLSLGNAFRAIGAILVGALLIAGANTDIPSPLPWVFGLLPLALLWLARKVGLLLGALAASSTLGALYASGIKEPHQLVFIAVLAAAGLLLTACARRGMPASVIASLAAALVLAVSAGYLLAGGMEEMTRLLAARIDELRRMETEHRLSQTLGISASEFNRALEQTGRLWALLLPSLFALKWIIVIAINCWLASVLFQEEEGGFPAFSDFSVWRVHPVGAWVLALSLLLMVTRWKPAFEAGVNLAFPLALAYIVQGFAVARYVAQALHIRGLVQAAVLVLLVLMPILITTLLAVGLLDVWYDFRLRATPTPGAPLGGGRD from the coding sequence GTGAGCAGTATCGCTGAGCCCGGCCGGACGCTCTCGCTCGGAAACGCATTCCGCGCGATCGGAGCGATTCTGGTCGGTGCCCTCTTGATCGCAGGGGCCAACACGGACATCCCTTCACCGCTGCCCTGGGTGTTCGGACTCCTGCCGCTCGCGCTTCTATGGCTCGCCCGGAAGGTGGGCCTTCTTCTGGGGGCCCTGGCGGCGAGCTCGACGCTGGGCGCGCTGTATGCCTCCGGGATCAAAGAGCCACACCAGCTCGTGTTCATCGCGGTGCTTGCGGCCGCCGGGCTCCTGCTCACCGCCTGTGCCCGGCGGGGCATGCCCGCGTCGGTCATCGCGAGCCTCGCGGCCGCCCTCGTGCTGGCGGTCTCGGCCGGCTACCTGCTCGCGGGAGGGATGGAGGAGATGACCCGCCTCCTCGCCGCCCGGATCGACGAGCTCAGGCGCATGGAAACCGAGCATCGCCTCTCGCAGACGCTCGGGATTTCGGCGAGCGAGTTCAACCGGGCGCTCGAGCAGACGGGACGTCTCTGGGCGCTCCTGCTTCCGTCCCTGTTCGCGCTCAAGTGGATCATCGTGATCGCCATCAATTGCTGGCTGGCCTCGGTTCTCTTTCAGGAGGAGGAGGGAGGATTCCCCGCCTTTTCGGATTTCTCGGTTTGGCGGGTTCATCCGGTGGGCGCGTGGGTTCTCGCGCTATCGCTCCTCCTGATGGTGACGCGGTGGAAGCCGGCGTTCGAGGCGGGGGTGAATTTGGCGTTTCCGCTCGCGCTCGCCTACATCGTGCAAGGCTTCGCGGTCGCCCGGTACGTCGCCCAGGCGCTCCACATCCGGGGCCTCGTTCAGGCGGCCGTGCTGGTCCTGCTGGTGCTCATGCCGATCCTCATCACCACCCTGTTGGCTGTGGGATTGCTGGATGTTTGGTACGACTTTCGCCTTAGGGCCACACCCACTCCGGGCGCGCCGCTCGGGGGTGGGCGAGACTAG
- a CDS encoding 50S ribosomal protein L9: protein MEVILLEDIGGLGKRGSAIRVADGYARNFLIPRKKAIEAVGNARAVFKDRERARVALEAKQRQAAERLRDELAQISLQFSVEAGEDDQLYGSVSAHEVQDALAAKGYTIERKNVRLPEPIKSLGVFEIVVHLYEDIEAPVKVWVVRK from the coding sequence ATGGAGGTCATTCTGCTGGAGGATATCGGAGGGCTGGGAAAGCGCGGAAGTGCCATCCGCGTTGCGGACGGATACGCCCGCAATTTCCTCATCCCGCGCAAGAAGGCGATCGAGGCGGTCGGGAACGCCCGCGCCGTGTTCAAGGATCGCGAGCGGGCGCGGGTGGCCCTCGAGGCGAAGCAGCGGCAGGCGGCCGAGCGGCTCCGTGACGAGCTGGCGCAGATCTCGCTCCAGTTCAGCGTCGAGGCGGGAGAGGACGACCAGTTGTACGGCTCCGTGAGCGCTCACGAAGTCCAGGACGCCCTCGCCGCGAAGGGCTACACGATCGAACGCAAGAACGTGCGCCTGCCGGAACCGATCAAATCGCTCGGAGTATTCGAGATCGTCGTCCACCTCTACGAAGACATCGAGGCCCCGGTCAAAGTCTGGGTCGTGCGCAAATGA
- a CDS encoding tetratricopeptide repeat protein, whose product MRGRFANSMIHKRSLYLILAGVSVALGLCGCAGTSSEAKKAASRAAQVWKPSGPSASGPTLAIVGGRRITMRDVDSVLATAPPAIREEYSDPAEFKTLVERIAQQWALYLEAEKTGIEDDPAYRRELATAQRQMLIKYYYQKAMRSLPAIPDSAMQRFYEQHPDEFKVSGRARVRHIQAPTLAKAREVVKRLRSGSTWEEVCTKYSNDKGSATTGGLLGYVTTDSDLVPAIGKAPAIVAAAFKLKEGETSEPLKSDRGWHVIRADQQSPAGQLPFKDVTPRIRASLEGERNDLFESTLMDSLKRQYGIVLFPDSVQAALNPARSPAELFAQAQADVSPRDRIELFERLISKFPNDKSAVQAAFMIGFTYAEELKDYPAARAAFEKFLREHPDSDLVPSAKWMIENMGSGTPPPGVGSPSGGSLEVLPAPGGDSKNSKP is encoded by the coding sequence ATGAGAGGACGGTTCGCCAATTCCATGATTCACAAACGCTCGCTTTATCTCATTCTCGCCGGGGTGTCGGTCGCGCTCGGTCTCTGCGGCTGCGCCGGGACCTCTTCGGAAGCCAAGAAGGCCGCCTCCCGGGCGGCGCAAGTCTGGAAACCCTCCGGACCGAGCGCTTCGGGCCCAACCCTGGCCATCGTGGGAGGCCGGCGGATCACCATGCGCGACGTCGACTCGGTTCTCGCCACCGCCCCGCCGGCGATCCGGGAGGAATATTCAGATCCCGCCGAGTTCAAGACGCTGGTCGAGCGGATCGCGCAGCAGTGGGCGCTCTATCTCGAGGCCGAGAAAACAGGCATTGAGGACGATCCCGCCTACCGCCGGGAGCTCGCCACCGCGCAACGGCAGATGCTCATCAAATACTACTATCAGAAGGCAATGCGCTCGCTTCCCGCCATTCCGGATTCGGCGATGCAGCGCTTTTATGAACAGCACCCCGACGAATTCAAGGTTTCGGGGCGCGCGCGCGTGCGGCACATTCAGGCCCCGACCCTTGCGAAAGCCCGCGAGGTCGTGAAACGGCTCCGATCGGGCTCGACCTGGGAAGAGGTCTGCACGAAGTACTCCAACGACAAAGGGAGCGCAACGACAGGCGGGCTCCTCGGATACGTCACAACCGACAGCGATCTGGTGCCCGCCATCGGCAAGGCACCCGCCATCGTGGCCGCCGCGTTCAAGCTCAAGGAAGGGGAGACGAGCGAGCCGTTGAAGAGCGACCGCGGGTGGCACGTGATCCGCGCGGACCAGCAGTCCCCCGCCGGGCAGTTGCCGTTCAAGGACGTGACTCCGCGGATTCGGGCGAGCTTGGAAGGGGAACGCAACGACCTCTTCGAAAGCACCCTGATGGACTCCCTCAAGCGTCAGTACGGAATCGTTCTGTTCCCCGACTCCGTGCAGGCCGCGCTCAATCCGGCGCGTTCGCCTGCCGAGCTCTTCGCGCAGGCCCAGGCCGACGTTTCCCCCCGAGACCGGATCGAGCTTTTCGAGCGGCTCATCTCGAAGTTTCCCAACGACAAGTCGGCCGTGCAGGCTGCCTTCATGATCGGATTCACGTACGCCGAGGAGCTGAAGGACTATCCCGCAGCGCGCGCGGCGTTCGAGAAATTTCTGCGGGAGCATCCCGATTCGGATCTCGTGCCGTCCGCGAAATGGATGATCGAGAACATGGGAAGCGGAACGCCTCCGCCTGGCGTGGGGTCGCCCTCGGGCGGCTCCCTCGAAGTGCTTCCCGCGCCCGGCGGCGATTCCAAGAACTCGAAGCCATGA
- a CDS encoding bifunctional nuclease family protein: MDDREHGKRNASAWRGVALGRLPRSASRARRRFQELEAMSMIPVRVGGLAIDERTKSPVVLLQEIEGNRVLPIWIGPMEASAIHMELLGKKYQRPLTHDLMINILEGLNAKVSRVVITDLKDSTFFANIYVDGGTGAVAVDARPSDSIAIALRSRAPIFIMDKLFEKSVAENIAPPKTERTAEEKAEELRKYLEGLNPEDFGKFNPEEL, translated from the coding sequence ATGGATGATCGAGAACATGGGAAGCGGAACGCCTCCGCCTGGCGTGGGGTCGCCCTCGGGCGGCTCCCTCGAAGTGCTTCCCGCGCCCGGCGGCGATTCCAAGAACTCGAAGCCATGAGCATGATCCCGGTCCGCGTGGGCGGCCTCGCGATTGATGAGCGCACCAAGAGCCCGGTGGTCCTCTTGCAGGAGATCGAGGGCAACCGGGTGCTTCCCATCTGGATCGGCCCCATGGAAGCGAGCGCCATTCACATGGAGCTTCTCGGCAAGAAATACCAGCGTCCCCTCACGCACGATCTCATGATCAACATTCTCGAGGGATTGAACGCCAAGGTATCGCGCGTGGTCATCACCGACCTCAAGGACAGCACGTTTTTCGCCAACATCTATGTCGACGGCGGCACGGGTGCCGTCGCGGTCGACGCCCGTCCAAGCGACTCCATCGCGATCGCGCTGCGATCGCGGGCGCCCATTTTCATCATGGACAAGCTCTTCGAGAAATCGGTCGCGGAGAACATCGCCCCGCCCAAGACCGAGAGGACGGCCGAGGAGAAAGCCGAGGAGCTGAGGAAGTATCTCGAGGGGCTCAATCCGGAAGATTTCGGCAAATTCAATCCCGAGGAGCTATAG
- a CDS encoding gamma carbonic anhydrase family protein: protein MVTRPLIAAFRGISPRIPASAFIAPTATVVGDVVLGEEASLWYGAVVRGDVGAIRIGSRSNIQDGCVLHVTGGGQPLVVGAEVTVGHRAILHGATVEDRCLIGMGSVLLDGCVIGEESLVAAGSIVLEGTRVPPRSFVAGVPARIKGPIPDAVHARLRESAEGYVRLAREHAGVRDAG, encoded by the coding sequence GTGGTCACCCGACCTCTCATCGCGGCCTTTCGGGGAATCTCGCCCAGGATTCCGGCGTCCGCATTCATCGCGCCCACCGCAACCGTGGTGGGCGACGTCGTTTTGGGGGAGGAGGCGAGCCTCTGGTACGGCGCGGTCGTCCGCGGGGACGTGGGAGCGATCCGAATCGGCTCGAGGAGCAACATTCAGGATGGATGCGTCCTGCACGTCACGGGCGGGGGCCAACCGCTTGTCGTGGGCGCGGAGGTGACGGTGGGGCATCGGGCGATCCTGCATGGGGCGACCGTCGAGGATCGCTGTCTGATCGGTATGGGCTCCGTGCTGCTGGACGGCTGTGTGATCGGAGAGGAATCTCTGGTGGCCGCAGGCAGCATCGTGCTCGAGGGCACCCGGGTCCCGCCCCGCTCCTTCGTCGCGGGGGTCCCCGCCCGGATCAAAGGACCCATTCCCGATGCCGTGCACGCGCGTCTCCGGGAATCCGCGGAAGGCTACGTCCGTCTCGCGCGCGAACACGCCGGGGTGCGCGATGCGGGCTGA
- a CDS encoding amino acid ABC transporter substrate-binding protein — MPCTRVSGNPRKATSVSRANTPGCAMRAEGRSAAGALLGLGFCLALAVALPIRPAGSETAEKRYPSSKAAELKARLLDRPAAAEAPSWAAQYVVQPEIDRLDPVARAAERIWAARVGLAAGARGAEQKKLRQILASMEECPLDSLALRRAASGLVRIGVVIPLTGRFDRYGKTFVQGLRLAMEEHNREWAPNLALILHDSEGDPLVGARKARWLLRDHGVSVIIGELFSANTAPLAAASQVVGAVLVSPSATNERLAILGDAVFQLHLGNGVLAQALSRALAKDAPKSAVGLLVADTPEDSAKAAALLPSCKTAGVEVAGTEVIAENAVDLTRAIASLREKHADALVLLVPPRLAGIAAAQLPTAWPKARVFGLDDLDPAGLNAEARAALEGATYFAADYVMTGAPQDSFETRYKHAYGEPPTRMSVRGYLVGLSVTRGIERGSLNASMLREALRAQLYDSDEGRALRALRPLVPAEPERFVIRAGKATQVSQNPLSP; from the coding sequence ATGCCGTGCACGCGCGTCTCCGGGAATCCGCGGAAGGCTACGTCCGTCTCGCGCGCGAACACGCCGGGGTGCGCGATGCGGGCTGAGGGCCGCTCGGCGGCCGGCGCTCTCCTCGGGCTGGGGTTCTGCCTGGCGCTCGCGGTCGCTCTGCCCATCCGCCCCGCCGGGAGCGAAACGGCCGAGAAACGCTACCCCTCGAGCAAGGCGGCGGAATTGAAAGCCCGGCTGCTCGACCGCCCCGCCGCGGCCGAAGCGCCGTCCTGGGCGGCGCAGTACGTGGTCCAACCCGAAATCGACCGGCTCGACCCGGTCGCGCGGGCCGCGGAGCGAATCTGGGCCGCGCGGGTCGGTCTCGCCGCTGGGGCGCGGGGCGCCGAGCAGAAAAAGCTGCGCCAGATCCTGGCCTCCATGGAGGAGTGCCCACTCGACTCCCTCGCGCTCCGGCGGGCGGCCAGCGGCTTGGTCCGGATCGGTGTGGTGATCCCGCTCACGGGCCGTTTCGACCGCTACGGGAAGACGTTCGTCCAGGGCCTTCGGCTCGCCATGGAGGAGCACAATCGCGAGTGGGCGCCCAACCTCGCTCTCATCCTCCACGATTCCGAAGGAGACCCGCTCGTCGGTGCGCGCAAGGCGCGGTGGCTTCTTCGCGATCACGGCGTCTCGGTGATTATCGGGGAGCTGTTCAGCGCCAACACCGCTCCATTGGCGGCCGCGAGCCAAGTCGTGGGCGCGGTGCTGGTATCGCCATCGGCGACGAACGAACGGCTTGCGATCCTGGGGGACGCGGTTTTTCAGCTCCATCTTGGAAACGGGGTCCTGGCGCAGGCGCTGTCGCGGGCCCTCGCCAAGGATGCGCCGAAAAGCGCCGTGGGGCTCCTCGTCGCGGACACCCCTGAGGATTCCGCCAAAGCGGCGGCATTGCTCCCCTCGTGCAAGACCGCCGGCGTGGAGGTGGCGGGCACGGAGGTCATTGCGGAGAACGCGGTCGATCTGACCCGGGCGATCGCCTCGCTGCGCGAGAAGCACGCGGATGCGCTCGTTCTCCTGGTCCCGCCGCGTCTCGCCGGCATCGCCGCGGCGCAGCTCCCCACGGCCTGGCCCAAAGCGCGGGTCTTCGGACTCGACGACCTGGACCCTGCGGGGCTCAACGCCGAGGCCCGGGCGGCGCTCGAGGGGGCGACGTATTTCGCGGCGGACTACGTGATGACCGGGGCACCGCAGGACTCTTTCGAGACCCGATACAAGCACGCCTACGGTGAGCCGCCGACCCGGATGTCGGTCCGCGGGTACCTCGTCGGCCTCTCGGTCACCCGAGGCATCGAGCGTGGAAGCTTGAACGCCTCCATGTTGCGCGAGGCCCTCCGGGCGCAGCTCTACGATAGCGACGAGGGCCGCGCGCTTCGTGCCCTTCGCCCGCTGGTCCCCGCCGAGCCGGAGCGGTTCGTCATACGGGCAGGTAAGGCGACACAGGTGAGTCAGAATCCGCTATCCCCTTGA